The Lachnospiraceae bacterium KM106-2 nucleotide sequence TGCAACGAATTGTCAGCTCAGTTACCGAATTATTAACCCAAGGTGAATTGGATAAACTTACGATCGGTGATATTACAAATCATTGCCATATGACCAGACAACTATTTTATCATTATTTCAAAGATAAATATGATGTGGTCGCTTGGATCTATAAAAATGATTTCCAGAACCTAATTGATCAAATTCCAGATTACATAACATATCAGGACTTGTTGCTTGAAGTATTGCATTTATTAAAATCAAAACAACTTTTTTATGGTCATGCTTTACAATCGAAAGACTATAATGCCTTGTCGACGATCATGATCACCCATATCAATTTAATTCTATCCTGCTATATTAGGCGTTCTGTCACTGACGTGCCCCAAGATCAGCTAAATTTCCTGATCGACTTTTATTCCCACGGCGCCGTCAGATGTTTAACTGAACTTCTTACTTCCCTCATCTCATTTCATGAAGATCAACTCTCGGAATGGTTAATTGATACTCTTCCCTATTCCATTCGCTCACAGATCCTTAAATGTAAGATCAAGTCTGCTGATCTTCTTGTATCATTCTAAAAAACTTTCTTTATGCTGCATTCATTCCGGATTGTGCATCCATCTTCTGCTTGCACATCCGGTTAAACACTGCGATCACTCGGCCTACACCGATCACAGCGATCACGGTTCCAACTCCGATTCCGATTAACTCTTTTCGAAATAAAAAGCCTACGGTAATGGTGATCAAAATATTTACCACGTCAAAACAATTCTTTGTAAATCCCATTTCTTTGTTACTATAATCTGAGATCGCCTGTACGATTCCATCTCCTGGATTTGGAACTAGCCTCATATTTACTGACATTGCCGCTCCGATTCCTGTAAGGATAATGGCGAATAACAATACGATCAATCTTGGTGTAAAAGCACCAGACATGTTAGGAATATGATCTGCAAACAGATTCATAAACCTTGTAAATATAATTGAGAGCGGAATTTGAAGTAGATCATATAGTTTCGCATTCCTTCTCTTTAGTAAAAACTGAATTAATACAAAGACACAATATACGATCAGAGTCATATTTCCAAAATTCAGATTCCATATACTCGCGATTGCAAATGGTACCGAGATGATTGGAGATACTCCCAGTCCAGTCTTCGTATTTAGGGTAATTCCCAGAGCCAGAATTAATAATCCGACTAAGTAATAACTAATTCTCATCCCCTGCTGTCTCATTTAAGTGTCGTTCCTTTCTTTTGTTATCTATCATGATTCATCTTTTAATTGATATACGCATAGCTCATGTAATGCTCTTGTCGCTTCAATGTAATAAGTCTGTCTTCTTACTTCCTCAATTCCACAATCCTGCGTCTTTAATATAATGACGGCATCAAATTCCAGTCCTTTTGATAAATAAGCAGGGAGTACCAAGATTCCTTCTGGATAAACCGTTGTTGTCTCTTTGATCAAGGTAACATCGCACTTCTCTTGTATCCACTCATACCATTGATAGGATTCTTCTGCTCCATCACATAGGATTGCAATTGACTCATAAAAAGTATCTTTTAACGCTCCTAGCTTTTCTTGCAATTGACGAAGCATCTGCTCTTTTGACTCAAATTCTAGTACCTCAGGTTTCTTACCATGTCGATTTACATTTTGTGTATTCGTAATCGATAGGATCTGATTTGCAAAATCATTGATCTCCTTGGTAGAACGATAACTTTGGTTCATCTCTATCATAGATGCCTCAGGATAAATCGCCTGAAGGATTTTAGTAACGGGTTCTCCCTTTCGTAAAACTTGATTCTCATCACCTAAAATTGTTTTAGAACAGGAAAATAACGTATTTAAAATGGCATATTGAAAGATTGTATAATCCTGCATCTCATCGATTAGCAGATGACGGATCGATCCAAATGCTCCTGCCCCTAGCAATTTCACCTGCATATAAAAGACGGCTAAGATATCCTCATAACAAATCTCGCCAAACTCATTTTGGTATTCTTCCATTCCTGGCTCTATGATTGAAACTTCCTTTAGGAATGTGAGATACAATGCGATCAACTGAGCTTCATTATCCGCTCTTTTATTTTTTAGAAACGCATTCAGCTGATGATAATAGTCTGTGGACGATTTGAGTACTATCCTTTGATAACGAGGATCTTCTTCGTCCTCACAATTTAATATGTAATTGATTTGATCATTTTTATATTCATAAGGATCTTCGATCAAAAGCATATCTGCCATAAGATCATCCCATTCTTTCATGATCACATTTTCTTCACCAAGCTCTGGCAGTACTTCGGAAATATAATCTGAAAAGAGTGCGTTTGGCGATAAAATCATAATATTATCCGAGCGGAGCTGTTTCCGGTGATTATATAATAACCAGGCGACCCGATGAAGTGCTACGACTGTCTTGCCGCTTCCCGCTGTACCATTGATAATAAGCGTTTTTACCTTGTCCTCACGAATGATACGATTCTGTTCTTTTTGAATCGTCGCAACCACTTGTCTCATACGGCCTTCATTATGATTACTTAATTGCTGTAATAAAACTTCATCATCAATTCGTAAATTGGTATCGATCATATATTTCAGCGTTCCATCCTGAATCTGAAATTGCTTCTTCTCCTCGATTGTTCCACGAATGATCCCATCTGGTGCCTCAAAGGATGCCTTTCCCATCTCATACTCATAATAAAGGGAAGAAATCGGTGCTCTCCAGTCATAGATATAAGACTGATCCTCTTTTCGGTCGTAAAAGCCCATGATTCCTATGTAGACAGGTAATATCGCCCCGTCCTCTTCATAAGAGAAACGGATCTTTCCAAAGTATGGAGAAGATTTAAGCCGTTGTAACTGCTCATAATAGCGTTGATAAGCATTTAACAGCATTACATCCTGTTCGATCGACTGCTTGTTCTCTAATCGTTCTTCTTCATCCATATCCGAAGTATTATCCCACAAGAATTCCTTCTGCTTCTGGATCTTCGTCTTCCACTGTTCTATTTTTTCTTTCATCTGATCAACTTGGCCGTTTAGTCGATGTAAAACTAATTTTAAATAGAACTCTTCTTCTACAGTTACTGACATGATATCGTCTCCTTGCCATTGCTTAAGTCACCTAAATTTAAACGAAAAAACGCCCTTCAATCTCGTCATTGAAGGGCGTAATATTTATTTTGAAAATAAACGATATTCTTTATGGATTTTTCTTGTCACCTTAAATAGCGGACCAAACGGTATTTCTAATAACAACGCTACTAGGAGAAAGACGCCCCTGTCCATATAGAATCGTACGACTGCACTCTCAGACATTAAATATGCCATCTTTGCAAAACTATGATAAGGCATAAGCAAAAATAACATGCTTAAAATCCCTACTTCTAGAATTACAGCAAGTACAAACTTTGATCGAATCAACTTTTCTTTGTTAGATTCCTCATATACTTGTTTTACGATCATCCTTATTCCAAACAAAAGTAAGACAGTACAAACTGCAACTATCATGGAATATACATTAGTTCCCTCGAAAAACAGATAGATTAAAAGGATTCCATATTGAATATGACTCGACATCATAAGTAAATACGATTCCATCAGGTGCTTCTCATCTTTAAGTTCTGCTTTCTTAAGATAAGATAAGGTAACCACCCATAAAAGTGCTAATGCGATAAAAACACCAGCGATAAAAAATGAATTGTGATAGCAGCTTCTTGCCATTAAAACACTGGCTGCATAGCTGATCACCAATAGGAATAACGTTACATTTCCCATTGCTTTTTCATTACTAAGTATACTATATAGTTCCAAAAATGGTACTGCAGTTAATAGAACTGCGAACACCATAAATTGATCATCACTATGAAATTGAATGTTTCTTACTGCAAGTAAAATCTGAATCACACTAATAAAGCCAAGTAGAACAGTCGCAGCAAGTATGCGGTTCTTTTTCATCCATAATTCCTCCTGTGTAGTTTCATAACACAACAGTATTTATTATACCACATGAAAAAGAAAATGGGTATGTTTTTTCGAAATCATTTTTCCTACAAAGAGAAGAGGCAGCTATCTCTTACCGATAGCTGCCTCTTCTTAGGATTCCTCTATTTTCTCAACTGATCACTTCCTGATACGTTGCCTTTCTCTCTAATAATTCAGATATTTTAGCCATTCTGCTGACATCTCCCACCAATATAACACCACATAACTGATTATTGGCAAAGTAGTATTTCTCATATTGTCTTTTTGATTTATCTTTTCTCTCAATCGTCTTATAATTCACATCTGGTTTTTGGCCATTATCGCCATTAGCATATAATGCAGTCTCCATACCATGAAATGTTAAAGCGGCTGAAACTTGCTCATACGTAATCTGCTCTCCTGCCACATTTGCTCCCGCAACTCGACCTTGTTCTAATGCTTCTGACCACAAACCAAAGTTGATTCCTTTATATTCGGCACAGTCACCACACGCATAAATATCTTCTATATTGGTTCTCATCTGATCATCTACCTCGATGCCACGTTTACCAACTTGAATACCGGCTGCTTTAGCAAGAGTAAGATTAGGCTGGATTCCACAAGAAATAATAACAAGACCGCCTTCGATCGTTTCACCGTCTTCTAAGCTGACTCCTGTGACATGACTCTCTCCTACAATCCCTGCAATTTTAACTCCGGTTCGAATCTTTATCTGGTGTTCCTGGCATATTGTCTGGATCAGCTCACTTGCTTCTTCATCTAGTTGCCTTGGCATCAAACGATTCTGCATTTCAAGTACAGTTACTTCTAGATTTGATTTTTTTAGCTCCCATGCAGCCTCTAATCCTAAGACTCCGCCACCGATCACAACCGCTTTCTTTGTATTGCTGATAATACTTGCGATCTTCTTAACATCATCAATTCCTCGGATAGCTACAATCTCAGGAAGGTTCCCTCCTTTAAATTCTGGTATGAAACTGTGTGCACCTAAAGCATAGATCAACTTCGTATAAGTGATGGTTGATTTATCCGATAAAATGATCATCTTTTCCGTGGTGTTGATTCCGACTACTTCTGAACTTAATAACTGTTCAATCTTATTTTCAACATACCAGGATTCCTCATGAATGACTAACTGTTCTAGATTAATTTCTGATATTAAGCTCTTTGTCAGCATTGGACGATTATAAGCAAGATAAGCTTCATTCGTGATCATCAAGATATTTCCGGTCGCATCCCGCTCCCTGATCGCTCTGGCGGCACTAATTCCTGCGGCACCATTGCCAAGGATCACATAGGAATTAGATGTATTATTTCTAAAGTCTGTTGAGAGATCCGGAACATCAACAAAATACTCTCTTCCGACTCCACACACAGGACAAATATCTAGAGAAGAATCGAAGATTTCTCCACAAACGATACATTTTACCAGATGAGACTTTCCTTTTGACTGCTTCTTTCCTTTATTGATCGGTTTAATCAGTTCATTTCCAAAGTGGAAGCCATAATCGTAGGCATCAATGAAATCGCTCTCATTCGGTTTGAATTTAATCTGTAATCCATCTACTACGTTCATACGAAGCTGCTTTAATCTTTCAATAATATGTGGGACTCCTTCACCGCTCCAGCCATAGCTACCGAAAGCACTGGCAAGCTTACCTCCATGAGTCTCAGCAAAAATTGATGTTGTCAAATCCCAGATTGGTTTTAGTGCTTCTCCTACAATTGTTGGCGTACCAAATAGAAGACCATCTGCAAATCCAATTTGTTCTAATACTTCACCTTGGTCATAATCTACCATATCATAGAGTTTAACATCAATATCACCAGCCGCTTGAATACCTTCTGCAATTTTTTCACCAATCTGCTTTGTATAACCATATGCACTTACATATGGCATTACGACTGTCTTTTTCTTATTCGGATTAATAACCGTACACCATTCCCGGTAAGTCTTTTTCATCTCTTCGATTCTACAATCAAGAACAGGACCATGGCCGGTACAGATCATATCGATCGGAAGATCTTCTATGCGATCCAATGCTTTTAACATATAAGGTTTATAAGGACCAATGATACAATCAAAATAGTATTTTGTAGCTTTCCAATAATCATCCAAATTTGTGACCTTACTAGCAAGAACATCCTGAAAGGCATAGTGAGATCCAAATGAATCACAGGTTGCTAACACCTTATCTTCTTCGATATACGTAAACATTGTATCCGGCCAATGAAGATTTGGTACGATCATAAAATGAAAGGTCTTATCACCAATCGTCATTTTCTCATTATCCTTCACCGCATGGCTATAGAAATCCCGATTCACAATATTCTTTAGAAATCCAATGGCACAACCAGTTGCAATGATCTGCATTCTAGGACTCAATTCAAGAAGTTTCTCCACACTGCCTGCGTGGTCCGGTTCCGTATGATCTACAATCAGATAATCAATTTTAGTGACATCAACTAATTCTTTTAACTTATCAATATATTCATCTACAAATCCTGCTTTTGCAGTTTCAAATAAAATGACTTTATCTTTTGCCTGCATGACATAGGAATTATAAGTTGTACCAAATTCCGTATACATGATAATATCAAATACGCGGAGTTCATCATCTATAATACCCGTCCAATACAGCCCTTCTTTTAATTTTAAGTCTTTCATATCTCAGTAATCCTCGCTTTCTTAACCTACGAGGATAGTATGAGCAATTGGTAAATTACTTATTAACTTTATTTATCGCAGCCACTCGATTATTAACACCTAATTTACTATAGATGTTGATCATATGCGTTTTTACTGTTGCTAAAGAGATACAAAGATGATCTGCAATTTCTTTATTGGTATAACCTTTTTTTAATTCATTTACGACTTCGAATTCGCGTTCCGTTAGATCATAAGGCCTTGCAACCGTTGTCTCTTCCACCCCCTTAAAATTAAGTATCTTCCAAGTAAAGACTTTCTGTGGCTCCGTTATTCGCTTTGCCATATCATACTTCTCATCGGATAAAATTTTCCTAACTGTATCCTTTTCAAACCAGATTGGAAGTGCGATTCCCTTCTTATATGCATAAGTGATCGCTTCCGTTAACGTATCTAGCATTTCTCGTTCTTGATTCGTCTGTTCATATAAATAGCGTACTTTTAATAGATCGGTCTCTACGATTTTTAAGTAGTTCTGTGTCTTACGCGCATTTAAGATCAAGGCGTCGATTTTTTCCTTTACCTCATCCAATCGATTCAGATCATATAAGATACCGGCACATAATAATTCAGAGTCATTTCCTTTGAGAATCTCATTCGAAGCATTATAATCTTCAAGAAATTTTTCTGCCATATCCATATGATTTCCACGATAGATTGGATAACGAAGCAACCTTGCTAGAAAAAAAATATTTTGATACATCTTTTCACTTCCTAATTCGGAAATGATCTCCTCTGTAATATTCTCCTTACCAAGCACATAGCAATATTCCGCATAAGTATAGAGATATGCACTCTTTACGTTAGGCACATCCTTATGGATGCAGGCTTTTGCCCTCTCCAGTGATTCTTTGGCATGAACCATATCCAACTGTTTGATATAAACACCTGCGATCCCGATATAGTAAGATGCCGCAAGCGAAATGGGGTGTTCTACAAACAGACGCATCTTCTCATAATAAGTTAATGCATCCTTCAGATTACCATGATCCTCTAACAATTGTGTTCGAATGGCAAGAACAAAACTCTCAACATATTCATTTTGGGTCTTATAATAAATTTCTTCTGCACGATCTAAATACTGCATAGCCTCTTCATAACGATCCTGTAAAAAGATAAAATACGCTTCTTTTACAAGGAGGTGTGCTTTCGATACATCATTAACCGGAATCAATTCAATCTTTTCAAGAGGAATCGTTGGGATTCCTTTAAATTCCCAATTGATATCGAAAAATAGATTAGCATAACGAAATAAAAGTACTGATTCATCTTGCTTACAGTTCTGTTTGATATATTCATAAATTTCATCGCACTTCTTAGGATTAAGAGCAACATAATAACAGAAGAAATACTGATAGGCAAAATCCAGATTATATTTAATTTCCTGCAATGGTACTTTCATCATATAGGCAGTCGTCGTGGCATTCTGCGGCATCGTTAACAACTGTTTCATGATCGTCTGATACTCCCCTGCCGCAAATAACTGATGCATGCATTCGTCATAATCCCCTACCTCATCATAAACCCTAGCTGCCTGTATCCTAAGTGCTTTCGTCCCTTCTTCTTCCTCCATAAGATGAATCAGATAATCCTGAAGAATGGAGTGATAGCGATACTCTTGTTTCTCTTCATCCAACTCAATAACAAACATATTTCTTCCTACGATCGCCTGCATCATTTTCTCAAATGGATACTCTGGGACATACTGGCTACAGATTTCTTTGTTAAAATAGGATAAGATTCCGGTCTTCTTCAAAAACTCTCTTACATCCTCGGATAAATACCTAAAAATCTCTTTTGATATATATTCATAAATCACCTGTTCATTTGCATTTCCTGATAATATTGAGCCCATATTCATCCCTGAGGAGGCAATTGCCATGAGCTGAAGGCCCCCGACCCATCCATTGCTCTTCTCTACTAGAGAATCGATCAATTCTTCTTCTTTGGACAACCCGATCGTTTGTAGTAGAAATTCTTTTCCTTCTTCTTTTGTCATCCGAACTTGTTCATCTTGGATCAACAACAGATCTCCCTCGATCTGAAGTGCTCCAAGGTAAATAGCCGGCATTGTTCTGCTTAATAATACAATATGTACTTGTTCCGGTAAATTCTCAATAAAATAATCGATGGTCTTACATAAGAATTCATCTTTGATATATTGAAAGTCATCTAGTACCAATACAAAGGGAGCAACCTCTTCCAGATTATTAACTATTCTAGAAATTAACTGCCATAATACCTCACTTGGCATATTTCCTTCAAAGCAGCTAAGAACATTTCCCATATCAAGCGTTAGCTCACTTTGGATACTCTCGATCAGATATCGCCAAAAGATGAGTACTTGATTCATATTCTCGTCTAAGGATAACCATTTTGCCTGCAAGGATGGATGCTGTTTGATATATACAGAAAGAAGGGTAGTCTTTCCACTACCCGCTCCTGCTTTGATCACAGTCACTTTATGAAGCATTATTCCATCAAGTGATCCTAATAATGCTTTTCTTTCTACAAATGCTTTTCTTGGTCTTGGTACTTTAAGTTTTACTGAAAGCACCGGAATCTCATTTACATTCACGTTACTCACTCCTGCTATAAATATACTCTCTCCTCGTTCTTAATACTGCGATTGCAAGGAGTACTACTATGAGTAGTATAACATAAATAAGCTCATATTGTTTCATATTTGTCATTGAATTTTTCTCCCATGCATCGGCAAATGCCAGCAGATCTTTCTGAGGCAGAAAATGTAAAAGCTTGTTGAAAATAGAAGACTCTTTTGTTACTGAATAGAAACTGCCTCCTAAAACAGAGGTTAATACGACCACGGAGTTGCAGATCATATTTGCGGTATCTGATACATTAAAAAAGGAATTCACAAATAGTGCAAATGCCGTAGAGAGTAAGGATAATACTCCGATCAATACAGCATACTGTAGTAACGAGAATCCAATATCGATTCCGAATATGCTTGCTACTGCAACAACGAGAAACGACGGAATAAAGATCAAACTCGTCATAAAGATCCCATGCCCAAAGATATAGTTATGAAATGGAATTGGAGATACTAAAATACGTTCTGCCACATGTTTCTCCTTATCTTCTGCAAACAATCTCGCATATAGTGATCCCTGCATCAATAAAAACATCATCATATAACCAAAGATGTTCGTTCCAATCCTACGTTCGCTTTGCATCTTGGTATCTTGAAAAGCTTCTGGATTCTGAATTGCATTCTCTAACTCATTTCTTAAATCATCACTTTTAATCGTATCGATGGTAAAACTACCATCTTTCTTCATGGTAATGACCGCATCATATCGGTTTTGGATCAATTTCGATTCTGCCGGTTTCTTTTTTAAATAAGTCACATCAAAGTAATGGGAGTCTAAATTTGCCTTGCTCTCACCAACAACAGCAATATTTCCTTTTACAACGGCCTTATTGGTCAGTAAGATTGCTGCTGCCACTGATATAATGGTTAAGCATACCGCTAAGATTAAGGCACCCTTTATTTCCCACATTCGTTTCCAATCATTTTTTATTATCGTTAACATATGCAATCCTCTTTTCTAAACGTTTTAGCACAGACTAGCAACATGATCAAAATGCTTCCTATTAATCCTGCCACACAAGGTAGGAATAACGTATTATTCTGATCATACATGATCTGGAAGCTGGCATCTGCAATCCACTTAACCGGTGATATCATACTGATATGACGGATGGCTGCTCCATATCCATCTAATGAGAATAATAACCCGCCAAAGATACCCATTAAGTTTACGACGATGCTCTGCAATTGATTTGTTGTTGTTTCAGCCTTAAAGATACAGCACATCATAACTCCAAGCGTATTAAAACATAGTTCCAATAACGCAAATAGAAGGAACATCTCTGGAATATGAGTAACATGCACAGCAAAGACAAAACATAGAAATATCATATCGAGTGTATGGAACAGCAATGAGAATAAAGTAGAAGCGATCACCTTTGATAAATAGATATTTTTCGCACTTCCTGGCGCATAGATGATCCTCATATTTGGCTTCTTGATCCTCTCTTCCATAAAGGCGTTGGCAGAGGTCATACCACTATTAATAACCGCATAGATCATAAGTGTAATTCCATAAAAGTCAAAGGAACTAAAATTCTTACTATAATTGTCTTTTGTCAAAAATCCTAAGATGATAACAAGTAAAATTGGAAATCCAATGGCATAAAATACCCACATTGGATTCGTGATCAAGTTCTTAAAATCCTCTTTCGTGATCAACCACAAATTTTTCATTTACCTTCGCCTCCTAATCTCTCAAACTCTTACCGGTTAACTTCAAAAATACATTCTCCAAACTTGCTGTCCGGCAAAATAAATTCTTGATCCTGCTTTTACTGTCAATGACTAAGGCAATGATCTTATCTAGGTTCTCCACATTCTTCATTGTGGTAATGATCAGGTTTTCTTCCTTCCGCTCTACCTTCTTAACGCCCTCTACCCGGTAGAAACGCTCTGTATTTAACTTATCATCATCTTCTAATTCTAAGATGAACTGTCTTTCATCAAAGATATCCTCTTTCAAACTCTCGCTCGTTCCCTCTGCAATGATATTTCCGCTATCCATAATGAGTATCCTTGTTGAGATCTCTTCAACCTCTTCCATATAGTGAGTCGTATATAGGATGGTCATTCCATTCTCTCTTAGTTTTTTGATCGATGCTAAAATATGATTTCTCGACTGAGGATCGATACCAACCGTTGGTTCATCCATGATCAATAGCTCTGGCTCATGAGCAATCGCACAAGCGATATTTAATCTTCTCTTCATACCTCCTGAGAAGGTTGCTGTTTTATCCTTCTTGCGATCTAATAAACCGACAAAACTTAATGCCTGTTCGGTCCTCTCCACTAACTCGCTTCCTCTTAATCCATAAAGGGAAGCAAAGAAACTGACATTTGCTTCTGCACTTAAATCTTCATATAAAGCTAAGTCCTGAGGAACGACTCCTAATTTGCGTTTAAACTGATTGAAACATTTCACTACATTCTTTCCGTTAAATTCGATTACTCCACTATCATAACCAAGCAGACCGCAGATAATATTGATGGTCGTACTTTTTCCTGCTCCATTTGGTCCAAGGAAGCATAAGATCTCACCTTTCTTAACACTAAATGATAAATCATTAACTACGTGATGCTCTTTAAAACTCTTATTTAAGTTACTTACTTTGATAATTTCTTTCATGATTTTCAACCCTTTCGTTTTTGATACTGTTATCTTATAAGATTTTAAGGAGAATGAAATCAACCGAAAGGTTGAAATGAGGTTGAGATAAAAGGTTGAGATCCGTGGTTGATAACAAGATGAGGTACAAAAAAGCGGCTGATTCCCGTTCAAGCAGGAATCAACCGCTCTTTAACTAAATACTATTAAGAGAACGTCTTTAATGAGATATACTCCATAATTAAATAAACGATAAAACAAGCGAGGATGATTAAAAACGTTGTTATGTACGAGGACTTAAAGCTGATAAGAATCAAGATGAGTGCAATGGTCTGGAATACATATCTCATATTCTTTACTCTTTTATCGTAATCCTTCCATAAGGTCTCTTTACAATGGGGACACCGTTCTGTTAATAATAGCTTTGCATCCAGATCGATCTTTTTCTTACATGCAGGACATTGAATGGTCATTTTATTCTTTCTCCTTTCCTAGCAACTTAAAAAGCTGTAAAATAACAGTTATTTCTAAC carries:
- a CDS encoding transcriptional regulator, TetR family gives rise to the protein MRSKEKSMQRIVSSVTELLTQGELDKLTIGDITNHCHMTRQLFYHYFKDKYDVVAWIYKNDFQNLIDQIPDYITYQDLLLEVLHLLKSKQLFYGHALQSKDYNALSTIMITHINLILSCYIRRSVTDVPQDQLNFLIDFYSHGAVRCLTELLTSLISFHEDQLSEWLIDTLPYSIRSQILKCKIKSADLLVSF
- a CDS encoding ATP-dependent DNA helicase rep; translated protein: MSVTVEEEFYLKLVLHRLNGQVDQMKEKIEQWKTKIQKQKEFLWDNTSDMDEEERLENKQSIEQDVMLLNAYQRYYEQLQRLKSSPYFGKIRFSYEEDGAILPVYIGIMGFYDRKEDQSYIYDWRAPISSLYYEYEMGKASFEAPDGIIRGTIEEKKQFQIQDGTLKYMIDTNLRIDDEVLLQQLSNHNEGRMRQVVATIQKEQNRIIREDKVKTLIINGTAGSGKTVVALHRVAWLLYNHRKQLRSDNIMILSPNALFSDYISEVLPELGEENVIMKEWDDLMADMLLIEDPYEYKNDQINYILNCEDEEDPRYQRIVLKSSTDYYHQLNAFLKNKRADNEAQLIALYLTFLKEVSIIEPGMEEYQNEFGEICYEDILAVFYMQVKLLGAGAFGSIRHLLIDEMQDYTIFQYAILNTLFSCSKTILGDENQVLRKGEPVTKILQAIYPEASMIEMNQSYRSTKEINDFANQILSITNTQNVNRHGKKPEVLEFESKEQMLRQLQEKLGALKDTFYESIAILCDGAEESYQWYEWIQEKCDVTLIKETTTVYPEGILVLPAYLSKGLEFDAVIILKTQDCGIEEVRRQTYYIEATRALHELCVYQLKDES
- a CDS encoding probable flavoprotein — protein: MKDLKLKEGLYWTGIIDDELRVFDIIMYTEFGTTYNSYVMQAKDKVILFETAKAGFVDEYIDKLKELVDVTKIDYLIVDHTEPDHAGSVEKLLELSPRMQIIATGCAIGFLKNIVNRDFYSHAVKDNEKMTIGDKTFHFMIVPNLHWPDTMFTYIEEDKVLATCDSFGSHYAFQDVLASKVTNLDDYWKATKYYFDCIIGPYKPYMLKALDRIEDLPIDMICTGHGPVLDCRIEEMKKTYREWCTVINPNKKKTVVMPYVSAYGYTKQIGEKIAEGIQAAGDIDVKLYDMVDYDQGEVLEQIGFADGLLFGTPTIVGEALKPIWDLTTSIFAETHGGKLASAFGSYGWSGEGVPHIIERLKQLRMNVVDGLQIKFKPNESDFIDAYDYGFHFGNELIKPINKGKKQSKGKSHLVKCIVCGEIFDSSLDICPVCGVGREYFVDVPDLSTDFRNNTSNSYVILGNGAAGISAARAIRERDATGNILMITNEAYLAYNRPMLTKSLISEINLEQLVIHEESWYVENKIEQLLSSEVVGINTTEKMIILSDKSTITYTKLIYALGAHSFIPEFKGGNLPEIVAIRGIDDVKKIASIISNTKKAVVIGGGVLGLEAAWELKKSNLEVTVLEMQNRLMPRQLDEEASELIQTICQEHQIKIRTGVKIAGIVGESHVTGVSLEDGETIEGGLVIISCGIQPNLTLAKAAGIQVGKRGIEVDDQMRTNIEDIYACGDCAEYKGINFGLWSEALEQGRVAGANVAGEQITYEQVSAALTFHGMETALYANGDNGQKPDVNYKTIERKDKSKRQYEKYYFANNQLCGVILVGDVSRMAKISELLERKATYQEVIS
- a CDS encoding regulatory protein, LuxR — encoded protein: MNVNEIPVLSVKLKVPRPRKAFVERKALLGSLDGIMLHKVTVIKAGAGSGKTTLLSVYIKQHPSLQAKWLSLDENMNQVLIFWRYLIESIQSELTLDMGNVLSCFEGNMPSEVLWQLISRIVNNLEEVAPFVLVLDDFQYIKDEFLCKTIDYFIENLPEQVHIVLLSRTMPAIYLGALQIEGDLLLIQDEQVRMTKEEGKEFLLQTIGLSKEEELIDSLVEKSNGWVGGLQLMAIASSGMNMGSILSGNANEQVIYEYISKEIFRYLSEDVREFLKKTGILSYFNKEICSQYVPEYPFEKMMQAIVGRNMFVIELDEEKQEYRYHSILQDYLIHLMEEEEGTKALRIQAARVYDEVGDYDECMHQLFAAGEYQTIMKQLLTMPQNATTTAYMMKVPLQEIKYNLDFAYQYFFCYYVALNPKKCDEIYEYIKQNCKQDESVLLFRYANLFFDINWEFKGIPTIPLEKIELIPVNDVSKAHLLVKEAYFIFLQDRYEEAMQYLDRAEEIYYKTQNEYVESFVLAIRTQLLEDHGNLKDALTYYEKMRLFVEHPISLAASYYIGIAGVYIKQLDMVHAKESLERAKACIHKDVPNVKSAYLYTYAEYCYVLGKENITEEIISELGSEKMYQNIFFLARLLRYPIYRGNHMDMAEKFLEDYNASNEILKGNDSELLCAGILYDLNRLDEVKEKIDALILNARKTQNYLKIVETDLLKVRYLYEQTNQEREMLDTLTEAITYAYKKGIALPIWFEKDTVRKILSDEKYDMAKRITEPQKVFTWKILNFKGVEETTVARPYDLTEREFEVVNELKKGYTNKEIADHLCISLATVKTHMINIYSKLGVNNRVAAINKVNK
- a CDS encoding ABC-type MDR transport system, permease component encodes the protein MLTIIKNDWKRMWEIKGALILAVCLTIISVAAAILLTNKAVVKGNIAVVGESKANLDSHYFDVTYLKKKPAESKLIQNRYDAVITMKKDGSFTIDTIKSDDLRNELENAIQNPEAFQDTKMQSERRIGTNIFGYMMMFLLMQGSLYARLFAEDKEKHVAERILVSPIPFHNYIFGHGIFMTSLIFIPSFLVVAVASIFGIDIGFSLLQYAVLIGVLSLLSTAFALFVNSFFNVSDTANMICNSVVVLTSVLGGSFYSVTKESSIFNKLLHFLPQKDLLAFADAWEKNSMTNMKQYELIYVILLIVVLLAIAVLRTRREYIYSRSE
- a CDS encoding ABC transporter, permease protein translates to MKNLWLITKEDFKNLITNPMWVFYAIGFPILLVIILGFLTKDNYSKNFSSFDFYGITLMIYAVINSGMTSANAFMEERIKKPNMRIIYAPGSAKNIYLSKVIASTLFSLLFHTLDMIFLCFVFAVHVTHIPEMFLLFALLELCFNTLGVMMCCIFKAETTTNQLQSIVVNLMGIFGGLLFSLDGYGAAIRHISMISPVKWIADASFQIMYDQNNTLFLPCVAGLIGSILIMLLVCAKTFRKEDCIC